In Campylobacter vulpis, a genomic segment contains:
- a CDS encoding argininosuccinate synthase, with protein sequence MKALALFSGGLDSLLAMKLITQQGIAVKALNINIGFGSRSDKSEEMRRRAALVGAEFEMVDVRNSYLKEVLFNPQYGYGKHFNPCIDCHAFMFKTALAMLKDEGASFIITGEVLGQRPMSQRGDAMAKVKRLAADEEDLILRPMCAKNLPETKPEREGWVDRAKLEGISGRSRKRQLEMAAQFGIEDFESPGGGCLLTLESFAKKIKDFKEFDSNMEVNDAQLLKYGRHLRLPKGAKMIIGRNELENELLRTLKTSKYEEIKLYDLIGAYSLVSKDICEEDLNLALQIALTYTKNDPQNSYKLGFKEKEFEAKAFEDKAKLGEFFIS encoded by the coding sequence ATGAAAGCATTAGCACTTTTTAGCGGAGGTTTGGATAGTTTATTAGCGATGAAGCTTATCACGCAACAAGGCATAGCGGTTAAGGCTTTAAATATCAACATAGGCTTTGGCTCAAGAAGCGATAAAAGCGAGGAGATGAGACGCCGTGCCGCCTTAGTAGGAGCGGAATTTGAAATGGTTGATGTAAGGAATTCTTATCTTAAAGAAGTGCTTTTTAACCCACAATATGGCTACGGCAAGCATTTTAACCCCTGCATAGACTGCCACGCCTTTATGTTTAAAACAGCCCTTGCTATGCTTAAAGACGAGGGAGCGAGTTTCATCATCACAGGCGAGGTTTTAGGACAACGCCCTATGAGTCAAAGAGGCGATGCTATGGCGAAAGTTAAACGCCTAGCCGCTGATGAGGAGGATTTAATTTTGCGTCCTATGTGTGCGAAAAATCTGCCCGAAACCAAGCCCGAAAGAGAAGGCTGGGTCGATAGAGCAAAACTTGAGGGCATAAGTGGGCGTAGCCGAAAAAGACAGCTTGAAATGGCAGCCCAGTTTGGCATAGAGGACTTTGAAAGTCCTGGCGGGGGGTGCTTACTCACGCTAGAGAGTTTTGCGAAAAAAATTAAGGATTTTAAAGAATTTGATAGCAATATGGAGGTTAATGACGCTCAGCTTTTAAAATACGGACGCCACCTAAGACTGCCAAAAGGCGCAAAGATGATTATAGGGCGTAACGAGCTTGAAAACGAGCTTTTAAGGACTTTGAAAACAAGCAAATATGAAGAGATTAAGCTATATGATTTAATCGGCGCTTATTCTTTAGTCAGCAAGGACATTTGCGAGGAGGATTTAAACCTAGCTCTTCAAATAGCCCTTACTTATACTAAAAATGACCCTCAAAACTCCTATAAACTAGGCTTTAAAGAAAAGGAATTTGAGGCGAAAGCTTTTGAAGATAAAGCGAAACTGGGCGAATTTTTTATCTCTTAA